Proteins encoded by one window of Tunturibacter psychrotolerans:
- a CDS encoding MarC family protein, whose amino-acid sequence MFNPHAVSLRGLEHSAYVQFSVLALSSIFFLVDPFAALPTFLAVTAGADAPRRRKMAWKASITALVVLSAFAVAGQYIFKMFGITLPAFEIAGGVILLLIGLDMLEAKRSPTQESTEETTEAAQKEDAGIVPLGIPMLAGPGSITSVMVLVGQAQTRWQMVAILVSIFITAAICYLVLGNSDRVARGLGETGVRILVRIMGLLLVALAVQYFVNGMVDLGVINKP is encoded by the coding sequence ATGTTCAATCCACATGCCGTCAGTCTCAGAGGGCTGGAGCATTCGGCGTACGTTCAGTTTTCTGTTCTCGCGCTCAGCTCCATCTTCTTTCTCGTCGATCCGTTCGCTGCTCTGCCCACCTTTCTCGCGGTGACCGCAGGGGCAGATGCGCCGCGTCGACGAAAGATGGCGTGGAAGGCTTCCATTACCGCGCTGGTCGTGCTCAGCGCATTCGCCGTCGCGGGGCAGTACATCTTCAAAATGTTTGGCATCACGCTGCCAGCCTTTGAGATCGCGGGCGGCGTCATCCTCCTGCTCATCGGCCTGGATATGCTCGAAGCCAAACGATCGCCCACGCAGGAGTCGACCGAGGAGACCACCGAAGCCGCACAGAAAGAGGATGCTGGCATAGTTCCGCTCGGAATCCCAATGCTGGCCGGGCCCGGATCGATCACCAGCGTCATGGTACTGGTCGGTCAGGCTCAGACCCGCTGGCAGATGGTGGCGATCCTGGTTTCGATCTTCATTACCGCAGCAATTTGTTATCTCGTGCTCGGAAACTCCGACCGCGTCGCTCGCGGTCTGGGAGAGACCGGTGTCAGAATTCTCGTCCGCATCATGGGTTTGCTGCTGGTGGCGCTCGCAGTGCAATATTTTGTGAACGGCATGGTCGATCTCGGTGTCATCAACAAACCTTAG
- a CDS encoding branched-chain amino acid transaminase, which produces MPIQTTTNIWHNGNLIPWDKAQIHVMSHVVHYGSSVFEGIRCYAQPNAAGIFRLPEHMARLVDSAKIYRMPLPYTVEQLSTAVIDVVEANGVAPCYIRPIAFRGYGELGVNPLRSPVEVYVANYPWGKYVPGTSGADVCVSSWSRLAPNTMPALAKAGANYMNSQLIRMEAEINGYSEGIGLDTNGYLSEGSGENLFLVRGGVLYTTPLANSVLNGITRSSVLTLAKQLGIEVVEQALPREMLYICDEAFFTGTAAEVTHLRSVDRILVGDGTMGPITKALHDEFFGIVHGTLPDRYNWLTPVNVKVAEPVGV; this is translated from the coding sequence ATGCCCATACAGACCACCACGAACATCTGGCACAACGGGAACCTGATTCCTTGGGACAAAGCCCAGATCCACGTCATGTCCCACGTCGTTCACTACGGCTCGTCCGTCTTCGAGGGCATTCGCTGCTACGCGCAGCCGAACGCTGCCGGCATCTTCCGCCTGCCGGAGCACATGGCGCGACTGGTCGATTCGGCCAAGATCTACCGGATGCCGCTTCCCTACACCGTTGAGCAACTTTCGACCGCGGTGATCGATGTTGTGGAGGCCAATGGCGTCGCTCCTTGCTACATTCGGCCGATCGCGTTTCGTGGGTATGGGGAGCTCGGCGTTAATCCGCTGCGGTCGCCGGTTGAGGTCTATGTCGCCAACTATCCGTGGGGCAAGTATGTTCCCGGCACATCTGGCGCGGATGTCTGTGTCTCGAGCTGGAGCCGGTTAGCGCCGAACACAATGCCGGCGCTTGCCAAGGCGGGCGCGAACTACATGAACTCGCAGCTGATTCGCATGGAAGCCGAGATCAACGGCTACTCCGAGGGGATTGGCCTTGATACGAACGGCTACCTCTCTGAAGGCTCGGGTGAGAACCTGTTCCTGGTGCGCGGTGGCGTTCTCTACACCACACCGCTGGCAAACTCGGTGCTCAACGGAATCACGCGCAGCTCGGTTCTTACGCTGGCGAAGCAGCTCGGCATTGAAGTCGTCGAGCAGGCTCTCCCCCGCGAGATGCTCTACATCTGCGACGAGGCTTTCTTCACCGGTACGGCTGCTGAAGTGACGCATCTTCGTTCTGTCGATCGCATTCTTGTTGGCGACGGCACAATGGGCCCGATCACAAAAGCATTGCACGATGAGTTCTTCGGCATCGTGCATGGCACGCTTCCCGACCGCTACAACTGGCTGACTCCAGTCAATGTGAAGGTGGCAGAGCCTGTCGGCGTATAA